The following DNA comes from Brienomyrus brachyistius isolate T26 unplaced genomic scaffold, BBRACH_0.4 scaffold85, whole genome shotgun sequence.
AGCCAGGGGACCTCCCATGCTTTTTCCTGGGGGGAGAGAAGAGCTTAGTCACAGTGAGGAGGCCTGACCTGCCCCCCCACCGGCATGTAGGTACCTTGGTCTGGACGTTCTTGATACAAATGAGGGCTTCCTTGTACTTGAGCGTGGCCTCCTGGTAGCGGCCCTGCTTGTAGAGCATGTTCCCCTGGCCATGGAGCAGCGGCACGGCCTTCAGCCGTTCCTCATTGCTCAGGGCCCACGACTCGCGCTGGTACTCGCTCGGCTGCTCCACCTGGGGGAGCCTTGGGGTCAGCAGGGGCTCTGCGGTGGGGGTCTGGTCTACAACTGTGTGCTGCACCATGCTTGGGATACAGCTGGATGAGAGACTTTGTTTATGCAGATACTGGAAAAAGGagcagcctgtgtgtgtgtgtgtgtgtgtgtgtgtgttctacacattacactgtggggaccaaatgtctcaGGCTCTTAACCACTATGGGGTACAGACCCATGTGTTGGGAAGTCCAGTTTTGATGCTGTGGGGTTGAATTCAATTTGACTGAAATTACTGAACTACAAATGTCTtctaagtcttgtattttgtctggttacttatggttaagcttgtggctgggttggggttcaggtcgtcatgttgggactAGGGTTTtgcacatagaaatgaatggagagtccccacaaagatatgaatataaatgtgtgtctgtctctctctctgggtTAGGGGTCACACACCTTCAGCAGCTCCAGCGTAAAGCAGAGCGGCTTCGGCTCCTTCTGCAGCTGGTCCAGGTCGGTGTAGCCCAGCGTGTGGTAGGCGAAGGCGTTGGCCATGCCGCAGGTGTGGATATGCCAGTCCACAGGATCTTTCCCCTCTGCGATGCGTCTCAGGCTCTTAGCCACTATGGGGTACAGTCCTGTGTGCTGGGGGGGTTCATCCACACGTGGTACACAGAGTGAGGGTGAGCGGTTTCGAAGCACATTGCTAAAGAGCTATGTAATCCTAGGAGGTGACCCACACAGGAGCACTGtacagcgcctcctgcaggagtTACAGATCTTCCACTACAGCGAAACGGAGCGGTGAGCAGAATCTTCTAGCACCATCTGTGAACACAAAGGCCTGCTCTGTGTTCCCCAAGGGCTGCAATCTGagggggtggggatgtggtgaCGCAGTGTGGAGGTGATTAGGAAGTCTGGAGTTCCTCAGATTAATATTCTGCTAGGAGAAGCCCAGCCCAGCTGTGGACTGTGACAGCACACAGAATGGGAGGGGAGTTGGGAGGTGATTAAGGAGTAACCATTTGCACTGATACATTGCCTCGTCTGTAGCTCAGCGGGTCTCGATCTGAGTCCCTGCTGGCCATGGCGTGGGCTGGTTCCAGTCCTCCATAAACCCTGAGGGAGAATCACGACCCACCCAGAGCCCTCCGGGCAGATCAGGTACTCACGATGACGTCGCACCAGAACTCGGCCACCTCCCCGACCCGCATGGAGCCAAGCAGCGTCTCCCAGATCTCCATCTTAAACATGTTCCCCATCACTATCTCCATGGGCACTCCCACCTTCCTACTGTCATCCAGCACTGTGCGCTCGTCGTCACACAGCTGCGTGCGGAAGTGGAAGGTCACCTGACCGAGAGAAAGGGGCAGGGTTTATTGGCTGCATCTCCTCCATGTCTGTTTTGCCAAAGTCAAGAAAGTTAAATACCTACCAGATTATTGTATGTCACATGACtagtcacatgacatgcagtAATAGTTAAATTACTACCAGGGTGtttcacattattgcaagtcATGTGACAAGTCATGTGACATGTCATGTGACATGCAATAATAGTTAAATTACTACAAGGGTGTTTCACATTATTGCATGTCATGTGACTAGTCTACCAGCGTGTTTCACATTATTGTATGTCACGTGACTAGTCATGTGACTAGTCATGTGACTAGTCATGTGACATGCAATAATAGTTAAATTACTACGAGGGTGTTTCACATTATTGCATGTCATGTGACTAGTCTACGAGGGTGTTTCACATTATTGCATGTCATGTGACTAGTCATGTGACTTACAATAATGTGAAACACCCTGGTACTAATTTAACGATTATTGCAAGTCATGTGACAAGTCATGTGACAAGTCATGTGACAAGTCATGTGACAAGTCATGTGACAAGTCATGTGACAAGTCATGTGACAAGTCATGTGACAAGTAAAAAtatgggagcaaaaatatgaacCATCTGtgtgtccctgaggaccggtttGCTCTAGAACAACTGAGTATTCTAATGCAATATGGGAGAGTtaaggtttgtttttatttgagtGTTTACATTAATAATATTTCAGTTTGCGTGTTCTAGATGCACAAAATCTAGAACATGGAAAACAGCACCTCTGTCACCCATTCAGGGCTGCGTCTGCTTACGTGGGACTGCTGTGGCATTCATGTGGTGACCAGCGCCTAGAAATGTCCCAACACTTACCATGCCATTGCTACACCATAACTGCAACCACAAGCCGAGCTGCACACAGACAAGGTGGGTTTCGAAGCTTCACATCATACAGTTtagtgagatgaaatgattcATTTGCCCATTAAGCAAAGAGGGGTACAGGTGCATTGAAGCGCTTCTCTCCGCTCACcccaagcttgggggggggggggacagccagCGTGGTGGCTTTGTAAAGGAAAAGCAGAATGATCATATGGGAAGTAGAGTGACACTGAGTCTAGGCAACGGTTTGCGTGTCTCATTTTCCAGAGATATTTTTATCTTTGAAGTAGGAGATGAAACAGATCCCGACCCACGAGCACCGAATGATTCAGCGTGTCTCGTAAAAGCATTTTCCAATGAAAAACAGCTGCTCAAGTCAACCTCATTTTGCCGAGAGATTAGTCGCAGTCACCTGAGGGGGGTGCAGAGGGGGGGTCCTACCTTTGTGCCGGTGACAAATCGAGGTAGTTCTGAGGATCCCCCGTGCAGGATGGTCTTCTTCACACCCTCCACGCCAAGCATCAGGCTCTGCTCCATGCCCACACCAGGCTGCGTCTGTCCCCAGTGACGGGTGCGTAGCCTTTAGTGGTATTGGTGGGATTACGAGCAGGCTGAGATAATAGGATTGGAATCATGGCCCCACCCCCAAGCTTGTCAAGAACCCCCAGAAAAAGCTGTGCAAGTTAATCTATCGACAGGAGGACACGGGAAGCCTCTGGAagggacaggaaccaagccgtcGCCCAAAGTCACACAAGTGTGTTCTTATGCTCAGGGTGCACAAAGGCCCGTGCCGATTCGGCAGGTCACAGCCTGctttgggaggggaggggccaCGAACCCTGACACATTCAGGCTCCTCCCCATCTGACTGATTCTTAAGCGTTACAAAGATGTTTTCATTTATTGTTATTCAGACAaaattcaaataaaacaagtttctttTATAACATGTGCGTGTCTGACACCCTATTAGCTGGTTTTGTGGTGATGACATAGATCCCAGGCTGCCCTTTAATtctaaatgcactagttaactgtttcatcccatgaaacagagcagtatttaatgtcccgtGTAGAAAGACTGCCtagaattttctctgctgttataactgccagaggaggttactttgatgaatcaaagctatgacattttcttgctaacaaaggtactcaaatggtgaacaaacTGTAAATTcctgttagcaaagaatattgagtgtatttttagtcgATGTTAAGGAACACGCACATATAGAGAATCCCAGTGTGTACAAAtcgtttgactggtagtgtagaTATTAGATATAGGTGACAAAATGCTCTGCATAATTTAGAAACGATtaaaaaactactgaaacaagcCCAAAATCAGGTTCATATAGTCCAACATATCAGGGATGTCAGATCCTGGTTTATAAAACGTCAAGCTGTAGGCGTCCAGCCAGCAGAAAAGCTCAATGGACCGACCCAGGGTCAAGGTCAGATTTACTCACATAACACTGGTCAAGATGCCTGGATTATCCTGACACCCCAGAACGAGGTCCTTCATGGCTGATTACTCATCGCCCTCTGGTGGCAGTGATGCAAAATCACAAGTATGGTGGGGGTCTCATTTTCTTTGGTTGGGTAGTAATTGAATCAGTAGCAGGATATTTACAGGACATTTATATATGTGGATAAATGACAATGTGGAGATTTCTTAATATGTCGCTTGCGTTTGCCAATGTCTATGTTCATCATGTCGTTCACCTCCAATTTCTTTTGGGTTCAAATCGggttaagaaaatgaaaaataggGTCAAAATGTCACTAAAAGATTGGACATGAGTAAATACCTGGTGCTAAACAGACTTAAGTGGCCGGCCAGTGGATCAATGCTTTGGAGGGTCCACCATTCAAGGGCCAAAGGCTGAAGCAATACTGCTTCAGATATTCGGCTGCGTTGCCAGGGTAATGGATGTTACCTCAGAAATCGGCAAGGTTACGTCACGATGCGGGATCGGGATCAGATGCTAGAGATCCGTCAGCTGGGGGGGAAGGGATCAGCCTGCGCTACGGAGAGCCTCCCGTTTGTGGCAGACGTGGCTCTGCCCCAGATGACGCACGGCATCCGTAACCTTGTGTGTTCCCGACTCGCCAGGCCCAGTAAGAGGGACATGGCCACCCGACAAGGGGACTGTACCTCGTACTTTTTCCAGGGTGACTCAGAATAAATGCatcagtctgggggggggggggggctctgtggaTGCCTCCAGAAATAGAGATTTGCTCATAATCCCCTAGGGGCTCCCCCTCACCAAGCAATGGATTGTGGGTCACCAAGGTGGAGCCTTCTAGTGTGCAGCAGGCATGTCAGGCaaggcatcccccccccccgcccccacccccgcctggAGATGTGGGAGACACTGGGGAGTGAGAAGCGATCCTTAAGGAGCTGGGGGAGGGCATGCCTGTGGGTGTctgaaccccctccccccccgctaTTCTCTGGTCGAGTCACTTCCTGGAATACAGACCTACCATTTATTCATGAATTTAATTAGCACCACCCACACACCACGAACATAAGGGTCAACACAGCAACCACGCGATTCCACTGCTGTCTACACCCTACACCCCCCAAATATCCATAAAAAAAAGCCCCCCCCATGCTCACCTCGCGGCTGGCCGACACCGCTCAGGGCTCTCAGGACATCCAGTACCTGCATATTAATTCCACCCTCTCTCATGCTCCATTCCCGCAAACCTTATTTCACAAGCGCCGCcactgcttcccccccccccccccccccccgccgaccCTGAGGGAGAATGGTGACGCGATTGCGCCGAGAGGCTGTCGGGAGGCGTCCAAGAGGCACCTCCCGCATTCTTAACAGAGAGGAGCTCTACTGAGCCGCAGTGGAACCAGCAGACGCAGAACCACGGCCTTCAGAATCGGCGGGGGACTGCGATACGCAGGGGTGACGTGTGTGGGGGCGCGTCACAATACAGAGGGGGGCATATCCCCGCCCCAGCACAAAGTGGGGCAGTGACGGCCTGCCGGGCCGGTGTGGAGCCCATATGAAAAAAGCAGCCCCGTCCGTCATATGGCGGTGTGACTCGAAGCAGCCGCTCCTGCCGTGCCATTCTAGCGCCGCACACAGGGCGTCCGAGAGGCTCCAGCTCCCTGGCCCAGATCTGAGGCCGCCCTCTGGGCTTGAGGTACACGGGCGGCCAGAACACTACTGCTGGGACCTGGGACTCCCTCCCTGACCTTTAGTTACCTCTGCTCACACCAGGGGGGGCTACCTTAATCAGGAAGGGGAGCTGGTAGTCTGAATTAATATAGACATGGcaccagccccccctccccagcatcTACCTGCTGTCTCAGCAACCAGGGACGGGGACTGCCAGCAATCCCATGATGCTCTGCATTTGTCTGGAGAACCAAACTGTGCACTGGCGTTCAAGGAAACCACTCACAGTAGAAAAAAACACGATGAGCTCAGACGAATGTCTGCTGGGTCACTGCAGCAGGCCAGTTGTGAAATGCTGTACATGGGAACAGCGGACGTGCTGCCTCTGGGACTGGATCCAACAGCCTTCTGACCACGAGATGAATTCCTAAGATGCTAGCGGTCGGTGCCGCAGATAAACATCAAGATGCGATTGTGCACGATAGCGGGGATATCGCAGTGACTCAGGATGATGTCACTGTCCCTCGGACACCCACCGCAAGCAGATCGtgaggaacggcacacagcctcTGCATATGGCCTATAGCAGAGGGGTCAATCAGTCTTAGCTGTGGGAGGCACGGCAGTTATGGCTTCAGTATTGTGTAATGGTTAAGCcctgtcccccacccccccccccccaccccacaggatTGTCTACCACTCGCCTGCACCAGCCTGGGCTCGTCTCCCACACTTCCACTGAGTTTGGCCTTCCCAGAATCGAAAACCTGGCCAGCAACTGCGTTCCTGCTCTCACTCTCACCTCCATCGCACTCGCACTGGAGGAGAAAGACGGCCTTCATTCTATGGAAAGGGTGTCAACACCCAGTACCGGCTgcgaccagcagggggagctatGGAGCTGGGCAGGACCGGCGCCAACAAGCTGCCTGGGCTTGCAGTCACACCTCTGGCTTATGTTCTGATCATTCGAACAGGAATGCTGCATGGCTAAACTGCAGGAAGCTCTAGTCAGACGGCGAGAGCCCGAGACACGGGACAGGCTGTCCATCAAGGGGGAATCCCCCGGATTAAAGTGCATCGGAGAGCCCGCTGCTGCAGTTCCACCACATGTGTGTGAGTTCAAAGCCTGGACATCATTTTGCCTGAggcagaggggaggggggaggtgacACCTGTGACAGCATGAATGCTAGGGCCCCATGCCGAGGCACCCGGTGTGCTGCCTGCTGGGCCTCAGGGACATGGCTGGCCAGAACACTGCCTGCTGGAAAATTGTAGCTCCGCCTCGACCTTTAGTTACATACCTCTGCACATAGCAAGCAGTACAAAGGCCAGAGGCACGGCACACTGCTGACGCAGCCACACTCACGGACGCATCAGCAGTCACCCCGGAAGAGCAGCTGCCCAGAATATTCCAGgccggcaaaaaaaaaaaaaacgcagggCAGCACAGAGCCGAGAGAGGGTGGGCCGCGGCCCGCATAGGGACGCCAGCGTTGAGGGTGGAGCGGGCAGGTCTGCACT
Coding sequences within:
- the aipl1 gene encoding aryl-hydrocarbon-interacting protein-like 1; translation: MNQTQPGVGMEQSLMLGVEGVKKTILHGGSSELPRFVTGTKVTFHFRTQLCDDERTVLDDSRKVGVPMEIVMGNMFKMEIWETLLGSMRVGEVAEFWCDVIHTGLYPIVAKSLRRIAEGKDPVDWHIHTCGMANAFAYHTLGYTDLDQLQKEPKPLCFTLELLKVEQPSEYQRESWALSNEERLKAVPLLHGQGNMLYKQGRYQEATLKYKEALICIKNVQTKEKAWEVPWLKLEKMAHTLTLNYCQCLLRMEEHYEVIEHTSDIISQHPGVTKAYFLRAKAHTQVWNEDLARKDFQKVLDLDPGMKKAVKMEVAVLNMRMEEKREEDRLKYRGMF